A genomic region of Raphanus sativus cultivar WK10039 unplaced genomic scaffold, ASM80110v3 Scaffold2590, whole genome shotgun sequence contains the following coding sequences:
- the LOC130505800 gene encoding uncharacterized protein LOC130505800, which yields MASSYHGEPQEEEDTFEYHIQDDFDASILTPAQLVMLYELQKEYPGSAKTSLARRIRLELIKDRAELEGREVTKYEFNVAYDLKEVMDWAPPLQLEGWVYL from the exons ATGGCTTCAAGTTACCATGgggagccacaagaagaggaagacacatttGAATATCACATTCAAGATGACTTTGATGCAAGTATACTCACACCAGCACAACTTGTGATGTTATATGAGCTTCAGAAGGAGTACCCAGGTTCGGCAAAGACATCCCTAGCACGAAGGATCCGGTTGGAGCTTATTAAGGATCGAGCAGAGCTTGAAGGAAGGGAGGTTACAAAGTATGAGTTTAATGTTGCCTATGACCTTAAAGAGGTAATGGATTGGGCTCCACCACTCCAGCTGGAAG GTTGGGTCTATCTCTAG